From Saccharibacillus brassicae:
GCGCCGCTTCAAGTGACCGAGAACCGGCTGACGATCGACGTGAACCACGCGCCGTCGCCGCTGTTCGATCTCGTCTACCTGCTGTCGGACAAAAACGAGCGCGGCATCGCCGCGCCGGGCGGCCTGCGCGGTGGATACGAGATCATCTGCCACGCGCATCTGCTCAAGAACCGCCGCCGCGACCACGGGGCGCCGGGCAGCGCCGCGGCTCTGGAAGAGCAGCCGCTGGAAGGGCTGAAGACCGGCGCCGGCCAGTACAACAATTCGTCGTTCAAAAGCGGCTTGTCGGACGAGTCCGGCCGCCGCGGCCTCGCTTCCGGCGGCTTCGCCCGGGTAACCCGGCCGGACCGCTCGATCGCGCTGGCCGTGCTGTACCATTTCGCGCGCGGCCTGAACCGCCGCATGCGGGAGATTCCCGAGACGCCGGCGGCCGAGCAGCTGTCGCGCCTCGAACTGGACCGCCCGCATATGCGCGAGCGGGCGGAACGCCTCGCGCCGGACGAAGGCCGGCTTGAGGACATGAACGGCATCATGAGTTCGTCCGCGTCGTACTCGTCGATTCGGCGCCTGACGCTGGCGGAAGCGGAAGAGACGCTGTTCGGCTCGGCCGCGGAGAGCTTTTTCCGCGGCAATTTCGAGGCGGAAGCGCAGCGGCGCCTGGCCGAAGCCGATATCGGCCGGGGCCTGCGGCAGTATGCCGAGCAGGCCGCGGCGGAAGACGCGCGGCACGGGCTGTACCGGATCGCCGCCTGGAGCGATTCGTCGGAATCCGCGAACGCCGCGCCGACGGCGCTGCTTGCGCAGATGCGCGAAGCGATGCTGGAGCGCGAAGGCGCCCGCGAAGAGCTGGACCGGCTCTACGGCGGTCTCGTCGAAGAGCAGCCGCACAAAAAGGCGCTGCTGCGCGACAGCCAGAACGTGCGCAACTTCGTCCGCTACTTCTTCGAGCACGTCTACGGCCTCAAGCTGCGCATCCTGCGCCTGGAGATGGAGATCGAGCTGTACCGGCGCTACGAAGACGCGCTGTCCGAGCTGCATGTGCGCTATAAGGCGATGATTCGCCGCGTGGAGCAGCTGGAAGAACGGCTGCGCCGCGCCGCGGAATACAGCGCCCGCAGCGCCGACGATTACATCGGCCAGAACCTGATGCCGTATTACGAGCGCGTCGTCGACGGCCTGATGCGCGACGCGGAAGACCGCCGCGGCCGCGACCATTACTTCGAGGAGCGCCGCCTCGGCGACCTCGCCGCGCTGATCGCGGACCGTCCGGAGGACGGGGCCGGGGCGGCCGGAACGGGCGCGGGGCCGGACGCGGGAATGAGCGCGGGCGAGCACCGGCTGCTTCAGCGGCTGGCGGAGCTGTGCACCCGCGAGCTGCTGGGCGCGGAACCGCTCGTACAGACCTACGAGCAGGAACTGCTGCGCCGCGCGAACGTCGCCGTCGAATACGAGAACCGCGAGACGATGACCAAGGAAGATTTGTTCCGCATCCTCTACCGGAAGCTGGAAGAACGCGCGGCGATCAACCTGCGGCTGTTCGACTACACCCAGGAACACCGCCACGAAGAAAAGTATTTTTTCGGCGACGGCAACGGCGAATTCATGCGCTATGCGCTGAACGAGGAAGAGACGTCGCGGATCTACCGCGTCGGCTACGTCCACGAACGCCGCAGCGACGGCGTCGAGAAGCTGAACCTGATGGGCGGCTTCCATATCGAAGATTTGATGTACTACCGTAACGGCCGCGTCTATTACGACGCTTACGTAAAAGCAGGCTACCTGTTCCACGCGATTGATTCCGAGCGCCTGCCGGAGATTTGAGCGGAGGTTTAGGGTTGGTTAGGGTCGGCTAGGGTCGGTTAGGGTCGGTCTGGGGCGGAAAAGGCGAGCTTCGAGCCGAACGATTGCGCCTTACCGATTATCGCCGACCGATCTGCTTTTAATGGGACATTCTACGTCGTGAAGTCGCTATATGTGCAAAGGAAGGCGCAAAATAAGTGCAGGAAAGCAGTTATTTTGCGCATTTCGACTGTTTGGAGCCAAATAGCTGCGCTGCGACATTTAATTTGCTGGATAGAAGTCTTTTTCGGCGGATCTGAAGGAAATAGTTGTATTCAAGCAGCTATTTTTGCGGAGACGTCGGCGAGAAGGAATTAGTTGTCGTGTCGCAACTATTTTCATGCAGACGCCAGATTGATTTTCATACAGGCGTCCAGTTAGAAAGGCAAGCAGCTGGCTTATAGACCTACCGGGTTTTAACAGCCGTTTCTTCGCAGGTCGCCGCAAGAAAACAAATAGCTGCACAAATCCAGCTAATCTACTCCTTTTAGCCGACTAAGATCGATTAGCTGCTTAAATCTAGCTAATTGGGCGGATTTGAGCTTTTTTCGGCAAATGAGAGCGAAATAGCTGGATTCTCGCAATTATTCGCGCTTGTGAGACGTAGAGGAAGTGAATAGCTGGATTTGAGCAGTTATTTCCCACCTGACCGAATGCAAGACGCCGTTTCACGGCGCTGCAAGGGGCAAAGAGTAGAGAGTAGAGAGTAGAGAGAAAGAGAAAAAGCGCAAACGGCGAGGCCTATGTGGCTGCGCCACCCGGAACTTATCCATTTGCCCGAACGGGTATTGGATAAAGTTGCGGCATATTGGATGAAGTTGCGGGAGAGTTTGCGGCATAAGAAGGGAGTGGGAAAGATGCAGCGAAAAATCAATTGGCTTCTGCTGCTGTTGGCACTGGTCGGCGGGGGAGTCGGCTTCGCGATCGGGGAATGGCTGCTGAGCCGGTACGAAGGAGAAATGTCCAGCATTTTGCTGGTCGGCATTTATTTTGCGATCCTTGCTTTTTGCATAGGGCTTGGCTGTCTGGTCGCGGAGATGATCTCGCCGAAGCTGAACGGACGTTCGTGGAGGGAGCGCTACGCGGGCTTGTCGTGGAAAATGCTCGTTCCGGTGACGCTGGCGGCTTTTCTGGCACTGGGTTCGCTGTTCGAGTTCGTGTACGAACTGGATCTGGGCGGAGCGAAGCGTATCAACGATATCGTGCTGGTGATCGACAATTCGGAGAGCATGCTGACGACCGATCCGGGTAACCAGCGGTTTGCGGCTTCCAAAGATCTGATCGAGCGCATGGATGCCGAGAAGCGAGTGGCGGTCATTACTTTTGACAATGTACCGCAGCTGATCCAGCCGTTTACTTCGGTCGCTACCGCAGCGGAGAAACAGCAGGTCTACGCCAAAATCGACGGAATCGAAGACGCGATTTACGGAACGAACATTGCGGAAGCTTTGACGGAAACCATGAAGCAGATCCGTGAGCAGGGAGACTCGGGCAGCGGCTCGATGGTCATTCTGCTCTCGGACGGCGTTACCGAAACCGAAGTGGACGCCGTGTTGAACGATTATCGCAGCGAGCGGGTACCGGTCAATACGCTTGGGCTCGGTACGGAAGAAAAAGCCGACTTTGCCCTGCTGCGCGATGTTGCGGACAGCACCGGCGGCACCTACACCGACGTCGCCAACGCCAACCAGATCTCGCTGGCGTTCCAGGACATTTACCGCAATCTCGACGACCATACGCTGCTGACCGAACGCACGGGGGCTCCGGCGGGCAGCACGTATTTGCAGGTGCTGCATATCGCGCTGATCCTGCTGATCGGGGCGGCGCTGGGGCTTGCGCTCGGCATTCTGTTCGACAACCGTTTTCTGGCCAAAAGCTTCGGGATCGGCGGCGCCGTGGCGGGTCTGGTCGCAGGCTTGATTCTGGAGTTCGGCCTGCAGGGCGATACGCTCGGCCATTCATCCGTGCGGCTGCTGGCGGTGCTGGCTTTGGCGACGATCATCGCGCTGTTCACGCTGGTCGTGCCGGTCAGCGAACCGCAGCGCCGCGAACGCGGCCGCAAAGGTCTGGGCACGACGAATCCTTCCGCGGGCCTGGGCAAACGTCCGGGCGATCGCAGCAGCGGTTTTTAAAAAAAGAAAGCCGGCAGAGGGACGAACACACTTAGGCGCGAACGCCCGGCGGTTGACGGTAGGGTTGGACGGGTAAATATATTTCGAGTGATTCAATAGTATACGACCGAAATCATATACCCCAACCGGAGAGGAAGTAAAAATCATGACTCAATCCCCGACCCAATCGTTCGACATTTTGTTTATCGGCAGCGGCCAGGCGGCCTGGAACGCGGCGCTGCCGCTTGCCGCGATGGGACGCAAAATCGCCGTGGTCGAGCGCCACAAAATCGCGGGCGTCTGCACGAGCTACGGCTGCAACCCGAAGATCATTCTGGACAGCCCGATCAAAGTGATGGAAGATGCGCAGCTGTACGGCGGGAACGGTCTGGAAAGTTCGTTTACCCTCGACTGGTCCAAGCTGATGGCGCACAAAAATTCGATTCTCGATCCGCTGCCGGACAAGGTGGAAGAGATGCTGACGGGTGCGGGCGTGACGATCTTGCACGGCGAAGCGAAGTTTGCCGATTCGCGTACGGTCGAAGTCGACGGCGTGCCTTACTCGGCGGAGACGATCGTCATCGCGGCCGGCCAGCGTCCCGCGGCGCTGGACATTCCGGGCAGCGAACTGCTGAAGACGAGCGACGATTTCCTGTATCTGCCGGAGCTGCCCAAGCGCATCGTGCTGATCGGGGCGGGCTACGTGGCGATGGAGCTGGCGTCGATCGCGTCCAAAGCGGGCGCACACGTCGAAGTCGTGCAGACGTCGAACCGCGCGCTTGACGGATTCCATCAGCCGTATGCAAGCCGCCTGATCGAGAAAATGCAGGGCGACGGCGTCGTGTTCCATTTCGAAGACCGGGCGTCGGGCCTTGCGCGTCAGGGCGAAGAGTACGTGCTCACCACGGAAAAAGGACTTGCGCTGCCTGCCGATCTCGTCATTAACGCGACAGGCCGCATTCCGAACACGGATCTGTTGGGACTGGAAGCGGCAGGCGTCAATTATACGCAAAAAGGCATCGTCGTCGACCGCTACCTGCGCACGTCGCAGCCGAACATTTACGCAAGCGGCGACGTGCTCGACAAAAAGCAGCCGCGCCTGACGCCGACTTCCGTATTCGAAGCGAAGTATCTGGGCGCTCTGCTGTCGGGCACGATCGACGCGCCGATCGAGTATCCGCCGATCGCCACGATCGCTTTTACGCTGCCGAGAATTTCGCAGATCGGCGTCTCGCCGGAAGAAGCGGAGCAGTCCGGGCAGTACACCGTGAAGCCGGTCGAACTCGGCAAGCAGTGGGACTTCCAGGGACGCGGCGATACCGACGCGCATCTGACGCTGGTGTTCGACCGGGACGGCAAGCTTGCCGGAGCGGCCGCTTACAGCCGCGAAGCGCTGGACATCGTCAATGCGCTGACCCCGATCATCGCGCTGAAGCTGTCCGCCGAGCAGGCCGATCAGTTGGTCTACGCGTTCCCTTCGTTCGAATCGACGATTCCGGGACTGCTGCGTCAGGGACAGGCGAAGTAACGGACGAAGATTCAAGGAAGATTCAAGCAAGGTCCAAGCAAGGTCCAAGCAGAAAAGAATTCAAGACAGACAGTATTTCAGAGTCATCAAGCAGGCGGCCGAGTCATCCGAAAGGGGTGCGGGCCGCCTGTTTGCTTCGATCGCGTCGCCGGATGACGCGTATTCCCCGGCTGTGGACGGGGGCCGCGGGCAGGCGGCTGTGTTATACTGGGAGAAGCTGTGAAGAATGAGAAAAAAGTCGGGACGGCGCCGGGATTTCGGTCGCCTCAAACGGCTTATTCGGTCAAGAAAGGGGGAATCCGGGATGCGCTTTATCGAAGCGGGTCCGGACTCGCCGGTCATCCGCGAATTGACGCGCCGCGTCAGCGGCGACGTCTGCACACTGCAATGGCAGTGGCCGTCCGGTACGGATTCGGTCTATATCGGACGCCGGGCGCTCGATGCGGAACAGGCGGGCGGCGGCTCGCCGGCGGACTTCGGGCCCGGCGGAGGCTTCGACGCGTCGGGACTGAAGCTGTACACGCGCGAGGAATACAAAGCCGCGGCCGGGTACCGGGATCGTCTGGACGGCATCGGGCGTTTTGTGTACATGGTGTATGCCGCGCTTCCGGGCTCCGGCGAGCCGGTGCTGGTCCGTCAACCGGACGGCTCGAACCTCGTCGAGACGCCGGCCGGGCGCGCGAAGATCCGCTACTCCGTCCGGGAGAGAAAGGCGCTGTTCCGCGCTTACAAAACGGTCCGGATCGAGATCTCCTGCGAAGTGCCGCTGGATGAGAACGTGCTCTGCTACGTCAAGAAAAGCGGCGGCTATCCGGTCGGTCCGCAGGACGGCACGGTCTATCCGTTCAGCGCGCCGTTTCCGGCCGGGCGCACCGGCCTGCCGGAGATCGAAGTGGGCAAAAACGATTTTGTCCGCGTTTTTTTTACCGATGGAAAAAGGTACGGCCAGCTGTACGAGTTGGTGCCGGAGTAAGTGGGCTGCGCCAGCCGGAAATTGGACATTCATTTCATAAGCAAAGGGGAAACGGGATGAGCTTTTTTAGCCGATTCAAAAGAAAGCCGCAGGAGCAGCCGAGACCGCTCTTTTACGACATCGTCTGTCCGTACTGCTTCAGCAAATTTTCGCCGGAGGAAGTCGTCTTCCGCGCTTCGCACCATCGCGAAGACGACGAAGATTTCGCGCTGCGCGAAGACGCGCCGCTGAACCGGTACCGGGAGCGCTTCGGCCTCGATACGGTGTACGATATGGAAGCGATCCTGAATCCGCAAGATATTTTGCCGGAACATCGCACCTACACGGACAACGTCCTCACTTCGCTGACGGACCGCTACGGCGAGACGACGCGCAGACGGCTCTGTCCGCACTGCCACAACGAACTGCCGGTAACGGCGGGCAAAGTGCCGAGCAA
This genomic window contains:
- a CDS encoding transcription initiation factor TFIID → MNELLEQFAAAYAAREEGLPGFAEGRSGLHYPAAFLFVGDRAAEAASALTELNGGKYDNAAGIAYFHVASSALPEDGLDRHRQAVRFRWDAFGGRGAEENTLRRDTHRAFVNSKADHLYELNRALRRSSRMLSESGRLFASFDRLHLSVVTHADDAMNVLTPEISLLAGAVFGQSFKSVQTDLYVLVSDQEQSDSFGYSSSVGVSFLRELDYVQRPEYAFSAPLQVTENRLTIDVNHAPSPLFDLVYLLSDKNERGIAAPGGLRGGYEIICHAHLLKNRRRDHGAPGSAAALEEQPLEGLKTGAGQYNNSSFKSGLSDESGRRGLASGGFARVTRPDRSIALAVLYHFARGLNRRMREIPETPAAEQLSRLELDRPHMRERAERLAPDEGRLEDMNGIMSSSASYSSIRRLTLAEAEETLFGSAAESFFRGNFEAEAQRRLAEADIGRGLRQYAEQAAAEDARHGLYRIAAWSDSSESANAAPTALLAQMREAMLEREGAREELDRLYGGLVEEQPHKKALLRDSQNVRNFVRYFFEHVYGLKLRILRLEMEIELYRRYEDALSELHVRYKAMIRRVEQLEERLRRAAEYSARSADDYIGQNLMPYYERVVDGLMRDAEDRRGRDHYFEERRLGDLAALIADRPEDGAGAAGTGAGPDAGMSAGEHRLLQRLAELCTRELLGAEPLVQTYEQELLRRANVAVEYENRETMTKEDLFRILYRKLEERAAINLRLFDYTQEHRHEEKYFFGDGNGEFMRYALNEEETSRIYRVGYVHERRSDGVEKLNLMGGFHIEDLMYYRNGRVYYDAYVKAGYLFHAIDSERLPEI
- a CDS encoding vWA domain-containing protein, which produces MQRKINWLLLLLALVGGGVGFAIGEWLLSRYEGEMSSILLVGIYFAILAFCIGLGCLVAEMISPKLNGRSWRERYAGLSWKMLVPVTLAAFLALGSLFEFVYELDLGGAKRINDIVLVIDNSESMLTTDPGNQRFAASKDLIERMDAEKRVAVITFDNVPQLIQPFTSVATAAEKQQVYAKIDGIEDAIYGTNIAEALTETMKQIREQGDSGSGSMVILLSDGVTETEVDAVLNDYRSERVPVNTLGLGTEEKADFALLRDVADSTGGTYTDVANANQISLAFQDIYRNLDDHTLLTERTGAPAGSTYLQVLHIALILLIGAALGLALGILFDNRFLAKSFGIGGAVAGLVAGLILEFGLQGDTLGHSSVRLLAVLALATIIALFTLVVPVSEPQRRERGRKGLGTTNPSAGLGKRPGDRSSGF
- a CDS encoding dihydrolipoyl dehydrogenase family protein is translated as MTQSPTQSFDILFIGSGQAAWNAALPLAAMGRKIAVVERHKIAGVCTSYGCNPKIILDSPIKVMEDAQLYGGNGLESSFTLDWSKLMAHKNSILDPLPDKVEEMLTGAGVTILHGEAKFADSRTVEVDGVPYSAETIVIAAGQRPAALDIPGSELLKTSDDFLYLPELPKRIVLIGAGYVAMELASIASKAGAHVEVVQTSNRALDGFHQPYASRLIEKMQGDGVVFHFEDRASGLARQGEEYVLTTEKGLALPADLVINATGRIPNTDLLGLEAAGVNYTQKGIVVDRYLRTSQPNIYASGDVLDKKQPRLTPTSVFEAKYLGALLSGTIDAPIEYPPIATIAFTLPRISQIGVSPEEAEQSGQYTVKPVELGKQWDFQGRGDTDAHLTLVFDRDGKLAGAAAYSREALDIVNALTPIIALKLSAEQADQLVYAFPSFESTIPGLLRQGQAK
- a CDS encoding beta-mannanase, whose amino-acid sequence is MRFIEAGPDSPVIRELTRRVSGDVCTLQWQWPSGTDSVYIGRRALDAEQAGGGSPADFGPGGGFDASGLKLYTREEYKAAAGYRDRLDGIGRFVYMVYAALPGSGEPVLVRQPDGSNLVETPAGRAKIRYSVRERKALFRAYKTVRIEISCEVPLDENVLCYVKKSGGYPVGPQDGTVYPFSAPFPAGRTGLPEIEVGKNDFVRVFFTDGKRYGQLYELVPE